In Edaphobacter aggregans, the sequence TGCTTCGACGTTTGGCACGAACAAGCGAGTAAATACGTCGGACGCCGCGTCTCCGCTGAAGAGCACAGGACCGTGATAGTCCTCGGCTGGCACCAGTGGAGCGTTGCGAAGCGCTTCCAGGCTCTTCAGGTCGTCGACTACGCGTTTACGGAATGCGGAGCCGCTCTCGAGGTCCTTCGCATCCGCGGCTGTGGAGCCGTTGTCACGGGCAAGGACCATACCGTCGGCTGCCTGTCCGCCGACGCTGATCATCGCGCTGTAGCCGGTGTAGCCCTGCCGCACCGAGGTGCCCTCAGTGTTGACGAGATAGCGGTTCATCGCCAGACCGCGGACGTTCGAGGTTGAGTATTGCACGTGGTCAGCAAACCCCTTTACTTCGGGGTCGCTTGCATACAGGCCGCTGGCTTCGACGATGCGCTTCTTCCACTCGTCGCGATCGATATCCAGTTTTACGAGGGGAGTTATGTGAACTACGGGCTTGGCCGATGCGAAGTCCTGCTCCGAGCGGGTCGATTGAAAGCGCTTCAATGCAGCTTCCTTGGCCGAGTAGGCACGGAGCGCATTCTTGTACGCCTCGTCGGTCGCGCTCCACAGTGCGTAACGTAGCGCATCGGGGTTGTTGTCCGTCGGGGCGAGTTGAACCGAGCCATCGCCGCGGCCGGTGCTGGAATCCAGTTTGTAATCGCCTACGCGGACGGTTACGCGAACGAGTCGTTGACGGCCAGCTTCCTCGCGGACGAGCGCGCCGTAGTTTGCGACGGCTTCGTAGGTGTTGATGTCGTCCATGCGGTACTCGATGAAGAAGGGCCGTTGCATGTCCTGCAGGACGAGCTGGGTTTTCTCTCGCTCGAGTTCTGCTTGCATGGCCTTTAGCATCGGGTCGTCGCTTTGGGCGGCTTTTGCAAAATTTGTAACTGTCAACGTGCTAAATAGAGCACCGGCACAAAGAATAGAAGAGACTGCAGATTTCATATGTGATCTTTTCAGGAACATGTTAGTTGCCCCCCTTTCCGTCGGTGATCGGAGGAGGAGGCAGAATTGGCGGTCTCGCTGTTCCTTGCGACTGCCGCTGGGTTTCGATCTCGCTGACCAGCATGGCCGGGGCGACAGCGCTGACCGGAATGCTACCGGATTCGGCACCGCAGATTCCGTTGAAGATGTCTTGCTTGTCGCCGGTTGCGACGATGCGGTTCAGAGCGGCTTGCGGGGTGCCGACGATGCTTACGCCGCGGACGAGCTCATCCGGGCGGCCATCGACGTAGACGCGATAGACGACCAGCGGGATGACCTGGAAGGCTTGTGGCGAGCGGCGGGTGGTTACAGCGAAGCCTGAGGAGATGTCCTCGAAGTAGAGGCCGTACGGTTTGCCCTGCTTCTTTGCTTCGTCGATCAGCATCTGGCGCAGGTCCTTCTCGCTCACTGCCTTCGACGAGGTGACGATCAGGTTGCCCTGGCGGCCGGTTGGCATGCGGCCGGTTTCGGCGCGGCCGTGTCCGTTGCTAGTGGAGAAGCTGGCGATGGGCAGCCGCGACATGAGGAAGGTCTCGAGGACGCCGTCCTTGATCAGGTCGACGCGACGTGCCTGCTGGCCCTCGTCGTCGTAGAAGTAGTGGCCGCTCAGAGGGGTTCCGTTGAAGCTCTCCTTTGTCGGGTCGTCGGCGACGCTCAGGAAGCTCGGCAGGATGGGCTTGCCCAGCAGTTTGGTGAAGGTCTGGCCTTCTTCGTCGCCGCGCTGGCGCTGGCCTTCCAGACGATGGCCGAGGACTTCGTGGAAGAAGACGGCTGATGCACGTCCGCTCAGGATGGCGGGGCCGTTGAATGGCTCGGTTACGGGGGCTTCGCGCAGGGCTACGAGGTTCTTGGCCATGGCGATGGTCTTGTCGGTGAGGGTCTTCTGGTCGGGGAGGTGGGCCACGTCTTCGGCTTCGAAGGTTTCGACGCGAAAGAGGTCCATGCCGTCGGCGGCGCGGGTGCGTCCCATGACAATAAGGCGGGCTGTACGGTTCGGCGTTGTTACCCGAGCGCCCTCGGAGGAGACGAAGTAATCCGTCTCGGTCGAAGCCTGCAGAACCACCATGCTGTAGATGACGTCGGGAAACTGTTTGAACGCGCCAGAGAGATCGCGCAGCCTCGTCTCCCATGCTGTCTGGTCGACTACCAGGGTGGGGGCTGGCGGTAGCACATCCGTCTTCGGCTGCTCGGCTGAGAAATCTGCCGAGGCGTCTTCTTCCTTGGCCCTTACCTGCTGCTCGGTCTTCACCTTCAGGAAGGCGTCGAGCGCCTTGGCGTAGCCGCGATTGGTGGCGAACCAGAGGCTGCGCTCAATGGCGGCGCGGTCGTCGGTTAAGGGCAGCGGGAGGGTCGTCAGGGCGCTGTTGCGATGGTCGCCGTGGGTGTTGTCCTGTCCGGGGGCGCCCAGCCGCACCTGCACATCGGCGACGCGGCGGCGGCTGTCGTTCTTGTTCGTCAGTGCACCGTATTGGGCGGTCATTGTGACGCTCTCGTTGTCGGCCACGGCGTAGCTGAGGAAGTAGGGCTTGGGCTGCTGGGTAGCGTCGGCG encodes:
- a CDS encoding metallopeptidase TldD-related protein — encoded protein: MKRHTVAVGAAALAGLVITGSVSSTRMALAAAPKAQVAPQSANVLIASLETELHRAMNSLGSADATQQPKPYFLSYAVADNESVTMTAQYGALTNKNDSRRRVADVQVRLGAPGQDNTHGDHRNSALTTLPLPLTDDRAAIERSLWFATNRGYAKALDAFLKVKTEQQVRAKEEDASADFSAEQPKTDVLPPAPTLVVDQTAWETRLRDLSGAFKQFPDVIYSMVVLQASTETDYFVSSEGARVTTPNRTARLIVMGRTRAADGMDLFRVETFEAEDVAHLPDQKTLTDKTIAMAKNLVALREAPVTEPFNGPAILSGRASAVFFHEVLGHRLEGQRQRGDEEGQTFTKLLGKPILPSFLSVADDPTKESFNGTPLSGHYFYDDEGQQARRVDLIKDGVLETFLMSRLPIASFSTSNGHGRAETGRMPTGRQGNLIVTSSKAVSEKDLRQMLIDEAKKQGKPYGLYFEDISSGFAVTTRRSPQAFQVIPLVVYRVYVDGRPDELVRGVSIVGTPQAALNRIVATGDKQDIFNGICGAESGSIPVSAVAPAMLVSEIETQRQSQGTARPPILPPPPITDGKGGN
- a CDS encoding metallopeptidase TldD-related protein; translated protein: MQAELEREKTQLVLQDMQRPFFIEYRMDDINTYEAVANYGALVREEAGRQRLVRVTVRVGDYKLDSSTGRGDGSVQLAPTDNNPDALRYALWSATDEAYKNALRAYSAKEAALKRFQSTRSEQDFASAKPVVHITPLVKLDIDRDEWKKRIVEASGLYASDPEVKGFADHVQYSTSNVRGLAMNRYLVNTEGTSVRQGYTGYSAMISVGGQAADGMVLARDNGSTAADAKDLESGSAFRKRVVDDLKSLEALRNAPLVPAEDYHGPVLFSGDAASDVFTRLFVPNVEAERPELGTTARTAGAFNTSYKSRVLPELLSVTDDPLQTKFDGKALLGAYEVDDEGVPAQPVNIVVNGTLENYLIGREPIKDFPASNGHGRAAPAQAAHSRVGVLIVKSDKAVPAAELNKKLLAMAKDRGTDVYAVETMGGNEVTPRLLYRVHADGTHELVRGAAFDEVDTRSLRSDIVAVGNDPYVSNTLGVVPQTTIVPSLLFDDLGVKRATEEQQKLPYYAPPPLAK